The proteins below are encoded in one region of Salmo salar chromosome ssa02, Ssal_v3.1, whole genome shotgun sequence:
- the LOC123728690 gene encoding uncharacterized protein isoform X2 has protein sequence MVASVVVFLTMAILSVYCAGLEVLPPGPANGTLGGNVFFKTTINPTTLSAIVWTFGDPPVIIVDFLSSEGPVTGEGYVGRISLDNSTGSLELLKLTIADNGEYRVILRESDLMYLSNTSLNVYAEGSLTPDGLSVVVITGIVIIVLLVVEVAVSVAVYFIKKNGSNVEPMHRGGSQQHVYENPSPVYENPSPVYENPSPENTSPVYENPSPVYENPSPVRDNTQQNQSPPLPLTLSHSNECVGSRDENDR, from the exons ATGGTGGCATCTGTAGTCGTCTTTCTTACCATGGCAATACTCTCAG TATATTGTGCTGGTCTAGAAGTGCTTCCACCTGGACCTGCGAATGGAACATTGGGAGGAAATGTGTTTTTCAAAACCACCATCAATCCAACCACACTTAGTGCAATTGTCTGGACTTTTGGTGACCCCCCTGTCATCATTGTTGACTTTCTCAGTTCTGAAGGTCCTGTGACCGGAGAGGGATATGTTGGCAGGATCAGTCTGGACAATAGCACTGGATCTCTGGAGCTCTTGAAACTGACCATTGCTGACAATGGAGAATACAGAGTGATCCTAAGAGAGTCTGATTTGATGTATTTGTCAAATACTTCACTGAATGTCTATG CGGAGGGCTCTCTAACTCCAGACGGACTGTCTGTTGTTGTCATCACTGGGATTGTGATAATAGTGTTGCTGGTTGTGGAAGTGGCAGTTAGTGTTGCAGTCTATTTCATCAAGAAAAATGG AAGCAATGTTGAGCCAATGCATCGAGGAG GCTCGCAACAACATGTATATGAGAACCCATCACCTGTGTATGAGAACCCATCACCTGTGTATGAGAACCCATCACCTGAGAACACATCACCTGTGTATGAGAACCCATCACCTGTGTATGAGAACCCATCACCTGTGCGTGACAACACACAACAAAATcaatctccacctctacccctgacA ctgtcccatagtaatgaatgtgtcgggagtcgggacgagaaCGACAGGTAG
- the LOC123728690 gene encoding uncharacterized protein isoform X1, with protein sequence MVASVVVFLTMAILSVYCAGLEVLPPGPANGTLGGNVFFKTTINPTTLSAIVWTFGDPPVIIVDFLSSEGPVTGEGYVGRISLDNSTGSLELLKLTIADNGEYRVILRESDLMYLSNTSLNVYAEGSLTPDGLSVVVITGIVIIVLLVVEVAVSVAVYFIKKNGSNVEPMHRGGSQQHVYENPSPVYENPSPVYENPSPENTSPVYENPSPVYENPSPVRDNTQQNQSPPLPLTVSKTWDVSVHICILLQSYCNKQDYFA encoded by the exons ATGGTGGCATCTGTAGTCGTCTTTCTTACCATGGCAATACTCTCAG TATATTGTGCTGGTCTAGAAGTGCTTCCACCTGGACCTGCGAATGGAACATTGGGAGGAAATGTGTTTTTCAAAACCACCATCAATCCAACCACACTTAGTGCAATTGTCTGGACTTTTGGTGACCCCCCTGTCATCATTGTTGACTTTCTCAGTTCTGAAGGTCCTGTGACCGGAGAGGGATATGTTGGCAGGATCAGTCTGGACAATAGCACTGGATCTCTGGAGCTCTTGAAACTGACCATTGCTGACAATGGAGAATACAGAGTGATCCTAAGAGAGTCTGATTTGATGTATTTGTCAAATACTTCACTGAATGTCTATG CGGAGGGCTCTCTAACTCCAGACGGACTGTCTGTTGTTGTCATCACTGGGATTGTGATAATAGTGTTGCTGGTTGTGGAAGTGGCAGTTAGTGTTGCAGTCTATTTCATCAAGAAAAATGG AAGCAATGTTGAGCCAATGCATCGAGGAG GCTCGCAACAACATGTATATGAGAACCCATCACCTGTGTATGAGAACCCATCACCTGTGTATGAGAACCCATCACCTGAGAACACATCACCTGTGTATGAGAACCCATCACCTGTGTATGAGAACCCATCACCTGTGCGTGACAACACACAACAAAATcaatctccacctctacccctgacAGTAAGTAAAACATGGGATGTGTCTGTGCACATCTGTATTCTACTACAGTCTTACTGTAATAAACAAGATTACTTTGCTTAA